One Halichoerus grypus chromosome 1, mHalGry1.hap1.1, whole genome shotgun sequence genomic region harbors:
- the IGSF10 gene encoding immunoglobulin superfamily member 10 — MKVKGRGITCLLVSSVMCLVASPGGKACPRRCACYVPTEVHCTFRYLTSVPDSISPDVERINLGYNSLVRLTETDFSGLNKLELLMLHSNGIHTVPAKTFSDLQALQVLKMSYNKIRKLQKDTFYGLRSLTRLHMDHNNIEFINPEVFYGLTFLRLVHLEGNQLTKLHPDTFVSLKYLQIFKTSFIKYLYLSDNFLSSLPQEMISNMPDLESLYLHGNPWTCDCHLKWLSDWIQEKPDIIKCKKDRSPSSPQQCPLCMNPRTSKGTPLAMVPAAAFLCAKPTIDPSLKLKSLTVLEDSSPVSISPQDFMAPLGSITLNMTDQFGNEANMVCSIQKPSKTSSTAFTEENDYIMLNTSFSTFLVCNIDNNHIQRVWQVLALYSDSPLILERSHLLTETPQRSYKYKQVAPKPEDIFTDIEAELTIDPPWLMQDQISLQLNRTASTLSTLHIQYASDVQVTLPRAEIRPVKHKWTMISRDNNTKLERTVLIGGTISLECPGQGDPTPHLEWLLVDGSKVRAPYVSEDGRILIDRSGKLELQMADGFDTGIYHCISTNYDDADILTYRITVVEPSIEAYHENGAHYTVFIGETLDLPCHSSGIPDASVSWVLPGNTVFYQSSRDQQILNNGTLRILQVTQKNQGYYCCVAANPSGVDFLINQVSVKTKGQRPVEQNVETDGSGLEPNPIAHLMDPPAVQLPTSAPLGAETGKQVLSTSKKHNYRESIHRRRGDSPNRHFREHRRPFPSSARRIDPGHWAALLEKAKKNTMPEKQETTTARPPSVVTQLLKIPGEEIDSSGMLPPDEELMALATEAPSVLARTLIANSRKIPDSPVTNVTAVTEVSPVVGPQILPPEKPIDFKPSPIKTTAMSKHINPTLSSKMQGTTNENFSTIFPLLPEAMQFQEADNTGRKREHLQSTVPKAVGTMSKDANIKMLSSANSKADIFLGSVNATNSHQTSVTGVSDPRSNHLYPYITQKLSISEIPSGPYTAAHSQSQSPRNSTTNIPLTSRRFGRRRKIWGRGRITSPYRTPILRQHRYGFVRPTFRVSSEESTTAFSATKVNVVCPSCSPGEKLTTAAAALSFPSSSPIMLTKAETSKVTEEESTTLVHNPSLLFENKPNVNVEKTIPTIKYFSAESTQVTPTDAVMTHAPKSLPVEKTITNNGYPSVSNTNEVKRDSTFISPLPDPTTKPSMSTTTAITRFLRRKIPWHQIFVNNHVQKERLKNQHQFSSRKSTATMLTKISPALPTDKVFPFHFTTLSTSVMQIPSITSATTRQNITETHSPISLPTMKKLPFPPVYPTPLNIASKESSTNNSISMQTARLTVPPTAPASVIISKTQIARPSTRNIQRKKEPQRKRNDPYSSPSQRSGFTASTTMIPPDLTATETSTKPSIFAFTHSPLENTKGISSTMGLYPRTLTLTDVIEELPQENTQTLKSRIVSEITLSSKLHQSTTTRNTIIRHSTVPPFRSVSAAPVPVPTSHPLSNLTDNMATPIFRMMTNTMIKPREYSRHNANPQQLAEVATSPRVRPNVKVTIGTTHFIYSNLFHSASTPALITVKPQNSKLTFSPWSENHFWHKSYPEIAEKGKMPVVSILPTPGLPEDTTHASNWDIQKSAKKNGFDETPVQKITTSERLPFDSLSRNIFERPRIVGGKAASFTVPANSDAFLPCEAVGNPLPTIHWTRVSSGFDISKRKQNSRFQVLPNGTLSIQRVDIQDRGQYLCSASNPLGTDHLHVMLSVVSYPPRILDRRTKEITVHSGSTVELTCRAEGRPSPTISWVLANQTVVSESSEGNRQALVTSDGTLVIHSLSIYDRGFYKCMASNSAGQDSLLVKIQVIAAPPVILEQKRQVIVGTWGESLKLPCTAKGTPQPSVHWVLSDGTEVKPLQFINSKLLLLSNGTLYIRNVDSSDRGTYECIATSSTGSERRVVILTVEERETIPRIESASQKWTEVNFGDKLLLNCSAIGEPKPKIIWRLPSKAVVDQWHRMGSRIHVYPNGSLFIGSITEKDGGDYLCVARNKMGDDLILMHVSLRLKPAKIDHKHHFKKQVFHGKDFQVDCEASGSPLPEISWSLPDGTMINNAMQADDSGRRTRRYTLFDNGTLYFNKVGIAEEGDYTCYAQNTLGKDEMKVHLTVITAAPRIRQGYKTHRRIKAGDTVVLDCEVIGEPKPKIFWLLPSHDVISFSKDRYTFHANGSLSINKVKLLDSGEYVCVARNPSGDDTKMYKLDVVSKPPLINGLYTNRTVIKATAVRHSKKHFDCRAEGTPSPQVMWIMPDNIFLTAPYYGSRITVHKNGTLEIRNVRFSDSADFICVARNEGGESVLVVRLEVLEMLRRPTFRNPFNEKTVAQLGKSTALNCSVDGNPPPEIIWILPNGTRFPNEPQISQYLIASNGSFIISKTTRDDAGKYRCAARNKVGYIEKLIVLEIGQKPVILSYALGTVYCISGESLSLHCVSDGSPKPNIRWTTPSGSIIDRPQGSGKYILHENGTLVIKEATAYDRGNYICMAQNSIGHALITIPVMVVAYPPRITNRLPRSILTRTGAPVQLRCVALGVPKPEITWERPDHSLLSMANKGGTHGLEPFHPQGTLIIQNPQTSDSGIYKCTARNPLGSDYATTYVQVI; from the exons gTCTTAAAAATGAGCTATAACAAAATCCGAAAACTTCAGAAAGATACTTTTTATGGCCTCAGGAGCTTGACACGGTTACATATGGACCACAACAATATTGAGTTTATAAACCCAGAGGTTTTTTATGGACTCACCTTTCTCCGACTGGTGCACCTGGAAGGAAATCAGCTCACTAAGCTTCATCCAGATACATTTGTCTCTTTGAAATACCTCCAGatatttaaaacatctttcaTTAAGTACCTATACTTGTCTGATAACTTCCTGAGCTCCCTGCCTCAAGAGATGATTTCCAATATGCCTGATTTGGAAAGCCTTTATCTTCATGGGAACCCATGGACCTGTGATTGCCATTTAAAATGGTTGTCTGACTGGATACAGGAAAAACCAG atataataaaatgcaaaaaagacaGAAGTCCTTCCAGTCCTCAGCAATGTCCACTTTGCATGAACCCCAGGACCTCTAAAGGCACGCCCTTAGCTATGGTCCCAGCTGCAGCTTTCCTGTGTGCCAAGCCAACCATCGACCCATCCCTGAAATTAAAGAGCCTCACTGTTCTGGAAGACAGCAGTCCTGTGTCCATCTCTCCCCAAGATTTCATGGCACCCCTTGGCTCCATCACTTTGAATATGACAGATCAGTTTGGAAATGAAGCTAACATGGTCTGCAGTATCCAAAAACCCTCAAAGACATCATCCACTGCATTCACTGAAGAAAATGACTATATCATGCTAAATACATCATTTTCAACATTTCTGGTGTGTAACATAGATAACAATCACATTCAGCGAGTGTGGCAAGTTCTGGCTTTGTACAGTGATTCTCCTCTGATTCTAGAAAGGAGCCACTTGCTCACTGAAACACCACAACGCAGCTACAAATATAAACAGGTGGCTCCTAAACCTGAAGACATCTTTACCGACATAGAGGCTGAACTCACAATAGATCCCCCTTGGTTAATGCAAGACCAAATCTCCTTGCAGCTAAATAGAACTGCCAGCACACTCAGTACATTGCACATCCAGTATGCCAGTGATGTTCAAGTCACTTTACCAAGGGCAGAAATAAGGCCAGTGAAACATAAATGGACCATGATTTCCAGAGATAACAATACTAAGCTGGAACGCACTGTTTTGATTGGTGGGACCATTAGCCTAGAATGCCCAGGCCAAGGAGACCCGACCCCACATTTGGAGTGGCTTCTGGTTGATGGGAGTAAAGTGAGAGCCCCTTATGTTAGTGAGGATGGACGAATCCTAATAGACAGAAGTGGAAAACTAGAACTCCAGATGGCTGACGGTTTTGACACAGGCATATACCACTGCATAAGCACCAACTATGATGACGCAGATATTCTCACCTATAGAATTACTGTGGTAGAGCCCTCCATAGAAGCCTATCATGAAAATGGGGCTCATTATACAGTTTTCATTGGTGAAACACTTGACCTTCCATGCCATTCTTCTGGTATCCCAGATGCCTCTGTTAGCTGGGTTCTTCCAGGAAACACTGTGTTTTATCAGTCCTCCAGAGACCAGCAAATTCTTAACAATGGCACACTAAGAATATTACAGGTCACCCAAAAAAACCAAGGTTATTATTGTTGTGTAGCAGCCAACCCATCAGGGGTCGACTTTTTGATTAACCAAGTTTCAGTCAAAACGAAAGGGCAAAGGCCAGTAGAGCAAAATGTAGAAACAGATGGATCTGGACTTGAGCCCAATCCCATTGCTCATCTTATGGACCCACCAGCTGTGCAACTCCCTACATCTGCTCCACTGGGAGCTGAGACTGGAAAACAAGTCTTGAGCACAAGTAAAAAGCACAACTATCGCGAGTCAATACACCGGCGGCGAGGAGATTCACCAAATCGACATTTTAGAGAGCACAGGAggcccttcccttcctctgctcgGAGAATTGACCCAGGACACTGGGCAGCACTTTTGGAGAAAGCTAAAAAGAACACTATGCCAGAGAAGCAAGAAACTACTACGGCAAGGCCCCCTTCAGTGGTCACCCAACTCCTAAAGATACCTGGGGAGGAAATAGACTCTTCAGGCATGCTCCCTCCAGATGAGGAACTGATGGCCCTGGCAACTGAGGCTCCTAGTGTTCTGGCAAGGACACTGATTGCCAATTCCAGAAAAATACCTGATAGCCCTGTGACAAATGTAACTGCTGTCACTGAAGTCTCTCCAGTTGTGGGTCCACAAATCCTACCACCTGAAAAACCAATAGATTTCAAGCCATCTCCTATTAAAACTACAGCCATGTCAAAGCATATCAACCCAACATTATCAAGCAAAATGCAAGGCACAACCAATGAAAATTTCTCTACTATCTTTCCTCTCTTACCTGAAGCAATGCAATTTCAGGAAGCTGACAACACTGGGAGGAAAAGAGAGCATTTACAAAGTACAGTCCCAAAAGCAGTGGGGACTATGAGCAAAGATGCCAATATCAAAATGCTGAGTAGTGCTAACAGCAAAGCTGATATATTCTTAGGGTCAGTAAATGCCACAAATAGTCATCAGACATCTGTAACAGGAGTCAGTGACCCCAGGAGCAATCACCTCTATCCATACATTACTCAAAAGCTTAGCATCTCTGAGATACCTTCAGGCCCATACACTGCTGCTCATTCTCAGTCACAGAGTCCTAGAAATAGTACAACTAACATCCCACTAACATCTAGGCGCTTTGGAAGACGGAGGAAAATTTGGGGTAGGGGTCGAATTACCAGCCCATATAGAACTCCAATTCTTCGACAACACAGATATGGCTTTGTGAGACCAACATTCAGAGTTTCTTCTGAAGAAAGCACTACTGCATTTTCAGCCACAAAGGTCAATGTGGTGTGCCCATCCTGTTCTCCCGGGGAAAAGCTCACCACTGCTGCAGCAGCATTGTCTTTTCCAAGTTCTTCCCCTATCATGCTCACCAAAGCTGAAACTTCCAAAGTCACAGAAGAAGAGTCTACAACTCTAGTCCACAATCCATCATTACTATTTGAGAACAAACCAAATGTAAATGTTGAGAAAACAATAcccacaataaaatatttcagtgctGAAAGTACCCAAGTGACTCCAACGGATGCAGTTATGACTCATGCCCCCAAATCCTTACCTGTGGAAAAAACTATAACAAATAATGGCTACCCAAGTGTGTCTAATACCAATGAAGTTAAAAGAGATTCAACGTTTATATCACCACTTCCAGATCCCACCACCAAGCCATCTATGTCTACTACTACAGCCATTACaagatttttaagaaggaaaattccCTGGCATCAAATCTTTGTAAATAACCATGTCCAAAAAGAGAGGTTAAAGAATCAGCATCAATTTAGCTCACGAAAAAGCACAGCCACAATGCTTACTAAAATATCTCCTGCTTTACCCACAGATAAAGTTTTCCCTTTCCACTTCACAACACTCTCAACAAGTGTCATGCAAATTCCATCTATAACATCAGCTACAACTCGCCAAAATATCACTGAAACACACAGTCCTATAAGTCTCCCAACAATGAAAAAGCTGCCCTTTCCACCAGTTTACCCTACACCTCTTAATATCGCAAGCAAAGAATCAAGTACCAACAATTCCATATCAATGCAGACAGCCAGGCTGACAGTTCCTCCTACTGCCCCTGCATCAGTCATTATCAGTAAAACCCAAATAGCCAGACCCAGCACAcgaaacatacaaagaaaaaaggagccTCAGAGGAAGAGGAATGACCCATACTCCTCTCCCAGTCAGAGGTCTGGCTTCACTGCATCCACTACTATGATACCTCCTGATCTAACTGCAACTGAAACTTCAACCAAGCCCAGTATCTTTGCTTTCACTCATTCTCccttagaaaacacaaaaggaattTCAAGCACAATGGGTCTTTATCCAAGAACACTTACTCTGACAGATGTAATTGAAGAACTACCCCAAGAGAATACTCAGACTTTGAAGAGCAGAATTGTTTCTGAAATCACTTTGTCCAGCAAACTACACCAGAGCACCACAACTAGGAACACAATCATTAGACACTCAACCGTGCCCCCATTCCGGAGTGTCAGTGCTGCTCCAGTGCCAGTTCCCACCTCCCATCCCTTGAGTAATCTCACAGACAACATGGCAACTCCCATTTTTAGGATGATGACAAATACAATGATCAAGCCACGTGAATACTCTAGGCACAATGCTAATCCACAGCAATTAGCAGAGGTTGCAACATCTCCCAGAGTTCGCCCAAATGTCAAGGTCACAATTGGAACCACCCACTTTATCTACTCCAATCTGTTTCATTCTGCCTCTACACCAGCACTAATAACAGTTAAACCACAGAATTCTAAACTGACTTTCTCTCCCTGGTCAGAAAACCACTTCTGGCACAAGTCATACCCAGAAATTgctgaaaaaggcaaaatgcCAGTAGTGAGCATATTGCCCACTCCAGGCTTGCCAGAGGACACCACTCATGCTTCAAATTGGGATATTCAGAAGTCTGCAAAGAAAAATGGCTTTGATGAGACACCAGTTCAAAAAATAACAACTTCTGAACGCCTTCCCTTTGATTCTCTGTCTAGGAATATATTTGAAAGGCCCAGAATAGTTGGAGGAAAAGCAGCAAGTTTTACTGTTCCCGCTAACTCGGATGCCTTTCTTCCTTGTGAGGCTGTTGGAAATCCCCTGCCCACCATCCACTGGACCAGAGTCTCATCAG GATTTGATATAtctaaaaggaaacagaatagcAGATTCCAGGTGCTGCCCAATGGCACCCTGTCCATACAGAGGGTGGACATTCAGGACCGCGGACAGTACCTGTGCTCAGCATCCAATCCACTTGGCACTGACCACCTTCATGTCATGTTGTCCGTGGTTTCCTATCCCCCCAGGATCCTGGATAGACGTACCAAAGAGATCACAGTCCACTCTGGAAGCACTGTGGAATTGACATGCAGAGCTGAAGGTAGACCAAGTCCTACAATTTCCTGGGTTCTCGCAAACCAAACGGTGGTTTCAGAATCATCTGAGGGGAATAGGCAGGCCCTGGTGACATCTGATGGAACACTGGTCATCCACAGTCTCAGCATTTATGACCGGGGCTTTTACAAATGCATGGCCAGCAACTCAGCTGGCCAGGATTCACTGCTGGTCAAAATACAAGTCATTGCAGCCCCACCTGTTATTCTAGAGCAAAAGAGGCAAGTCATTGTAGGGACTTGGGGTGAAAGTTTGAAATTGCCCTGTACTGCCAAAGGAACTCCTCAGCCCAGTGTTCACTGGGTCCTCTCTGATGGCACTGAAGTGAAACCACTGCAGTTTATAAATTCCAAGTTGTTGTTACTTTCAAATGGGACTCTGTATATAAGAAATGTAGACTCTTCAGACAGGGGCACTTATGAATGCATTGCTACCAGCTCCACTGGCTCAGAAAGAAGAGTGGTAATTCTTACAGTGGAAGAGCGAGAAACCATCCCCAGGATAGAATCTGCATCCCAGAAGTGGACTGAGGTGAATTTTGGGGACAAATTACTACTGAACTGCTCAGCCATTGGGGAACCCAAACCCAAAATAATCTGGAGGCTACCATCCAAGGCTGTTGTCGACCAGTGGCACAG AATGGGCAGCCGCATCCATGTCTACCCAAATGGATCCTTGTTTATTGGATCAATAACAGAAAAAGACGGTGGTGACTACTTGTGTGTGGCCAGAAACAAAATGGGGGACGATCTGATACTGATGCATGTGAGCCTCCGACTGAAACCAGCCAAAATTGACCACAAGcaccattttaaaaagcaagtattCCATGGGAAAGATTTCCAAGTTGATTGCGAGGCTTCTGGCTCCCCATTGCCTGAGATTTCTTGGAGTTTGCCTGACGGAACGATGATAAACAATGCAATGCAAGCCGATGACAGTGGCCGCAGGACCAGGAGGTATACCCTTTTTGACAATGGAACCTTATACTTCAACAAAGTTGGGATAGCAGAGGAAGGAGATTATACTTGCTATGCCCAGAACACTCTGGGGAAGGATGAAATGAAGGTGCACCTAACAGTAATAACAGCTGCCCCACGGATCAGGCAGGGTTACAAGACCCACAGGAGAATCAAGGCTGGAGACACAGTGGTCCTTGACTGTGAGGTCATCGGTGAAcccaaaccaaaaatattttggttGCTGCCTTCCCATGACGTGATTTCATTCTCTAAGGATAGGTACACATTTCATGCGAACGGGTCTTTgtccatcaacaaagtgaaactGCTCGATTCcggagagtatgtgtgtgtggccCGAAATCCCAGTGGGGATGACACAAAAATGTACAAACTGGATGTTGTCTCCAAACCTCCATTAATCAACGGTCTGTATACAAACAGAACAGTCATTAAAGCCACAGCCGTGAGGCATTCCAAAAAACACTTTGACTGCAGAGCTGAAGGAACACCATCTCCTCAAGTCATGTGGATCATGCCAGATAATATTTTCCTCACGGCCCCATACTATGGAAGCAGAATCACAGTCCATAAAAATGGAACCTTGGAAATTAGGAATGTGAGGTTTTCAGACTCGGCAGATTTTATCTGTGTGGCTcggaatgaaggaggagagagcGTGCTGGTGGTACGGTTAGAAGTACTGGAAATGCTAAGACGACCAACATTCAGAAATCCATTTAATGAAAAAACAGTTGCCCAGCTTGGAAAGTCCACAGCATTGAATTGTTCTGTTGACGGAAACCCACCACCTGAAATAATCTGGATTTTACCAAATGGCACAAGATTTCCCAATGAGCCGCAAATTTCTCAGTATCTGATAGCAAGCAATGGTTCTTTCATCATTTCTAAAACAACTCGGGATGATGCAGGAAAATACCGGTGTGCAGCAAGAAATAAAGTCGGCTACATTGAAAAATTAATTGTGTTAGAAATTGGCCAGAAGCCAGTGATTCTTTCTTACGCGCTAGGAACAGTTTACTGTATCAGTGGAGAATCCCTATCACTGCACTGTGTGTCTGATGGAAGCCCTAAGCCAAATATCAGATGGACTACACCAAGCGGTTCTATAATAGATAGACCTCAAGGTAGTGGAAAATACATATTGCATGAAAATGGCACCTTAGTCATTAAAGAAGCAACAGCTTATGACAGAGGAAACTATATTTGTATGGCTCAAAATAGCATTGGCCATGCACTGATTACCATTCCAGTAATGGTTGTAGCCTACCCACCCCGAATTACAAATCGCCTACCCAGGAGCATTCTCACAAGGACAGGAGCACCCGTTCAGCTCCGATGTGTGGCCCTGGGAGTCCCCAAGCCAGAAATTACATGGGAGCGGCCGGACCACTCCTTGCTCTCAATGGCAAATAAAGGGGGGACTCATGGACTTGAGCCGTTTCACCCCCAAGGTACCCTCATCATTCAGAATCCCCAAACTTCAGATTCTGGGATCTACAAATGCACAGCGAGGAATCCACTTGGTAGTGATTACGCAACAACGTATGTTCAGGTCATCtga